In a single window of the Leptospira sanjuanensis genome:
- a CDS encoding glycosyltransferase family 2 protein translates to MTNPEISVILPTYNERENVPILLPKIAEALKNASFEIILVDDNSPDKTWEVAEALQGKFPTLTVLRRMEGRGLSSAVLSGMAIAKGNVFAVMDADLQHDERILPALVQPILKNGFEVSIGTRYMNGGSTSDWSFLRKSFSVFATKLAKFLLPIPISDPMSGFFAISRSYFQKTADRINPRGFKILLEFLNGAGQTPKIFEVPFTFRSREFGKTKLDGSVIRNYLIALLDLRFGKKISPTFLLYSLVGSFGVLVNLFGLVIGETFRFPEISTPFRFLNPVYSSVLFGIEISILSNFVLNNYLTFYEKRYVGIRLVQGLILFHLVSLLGLLIQISVFQLLYHRIFLLELNSSGLPVKFLSDSLAILAAMITNYFLNLNVTWKGSRD, encoded by the coding sequence ATGACAAACCCGGAAATTTCCGTCATTCTCCCTACTTACAACGAAAGAGAAAACGTTCCGATCTTACTTCCGAAAATCGCGGAAGCGCTGAAAAACGCATCCTTTGAAATCATTCTCGTAGACGACAACAGCCCCGATAAAACATGGGAAGTCGCGGAAGCGCTCCAAGGCAAATTCCCTACGTTAACGGTTCTCCGAAGGATGGAAGGTCGAGGACTTTCCTCCGCGGTTCTTTCGGGAATGGCGATCGCGAAAGGAAACGTGTTTGCCGTGATGGATGCGGACTTACAACACGACGAAAGAATTCTTCCCGCTTTGGTTCAACCGATCTTAAAGAACGGTTTTGAGGTAAGCATAGGAACCCGTTATATGAACGGAGGTTCCACATCCGATTGGTCTTTCTTACGGAAGAGCTTCAGCGTGTTCGCGACCAAGCTAGCAAAGTTTCTTTTACCGATTCCGATCTCCGATCCAATGAGCGGATTTTTTGCGATTTCCCGTTCGTATTTTCAGAAAACGGCGGATCGAATCAATCCGAGAGGGTTCAAAATCCTATTAGAATTTTTGAATGGAGCCGGGCAAACTCCTAAAATCTTCGAAGTGCCGTTTACGTTCCGCAGCAGAGAATTCGGCAAAACGAAATTGGACGGCTCGGTGATTCGGAATTATCTGATCGCACTACTCGATCTTCGTTTCGGAAAAAAAATCTCTCCTACGTTTCTTCTGTATTCCTTGGTTGGTTCCTTCGGAGTTCTCGTAAATTTATTCGGACTTGTAATCGGTGAAACCTTTCGTTTTCCGGAGATTTCCACCCCGTTTCGATTTTTAAATCCGGTTTACAGTTCGGTTCTATTCGGAATCGAAATCTCCATTCTTTCCAATTTTGTCCTGAACAACTATCTTACGTTCTACGAAAAAAGATACGTAGGAATCCGGCTCGTTCAAGGTCTGATTCTGTTTCATCTCGTAAGTCTTTTGGGACTTCTGATTCAGATCAGCGTATTTCAGCTTTTGTATCACCGAATTTTTCTTTTGGAATTGAATTCTTCCGGACTTCCTGTTAAATTTTTATCGGATTCGCTTGCCATTTTAGCGGCGATGATCACAAATTATTTCTTAAACTTGAACGTCACCTGGAAAGGTTCCAGGGATTGA
- a CDS encoding DJ-1 family glyoxalase III has product MPKVLVPFAEGMEEMEAVIIVDVLRRGGVEVTSASLKEGEVKASRGVRILADTTLDRVDLKHFDMIVLPGGGPGTKALGADPKIAELLKEAKQKGKWIGAICAAPSVLVHQNILTSQDKFTAFPGIVSDAPGYTGSRLEISGKIVTSVGPGSAFEFSLELVKILCGEESMLKVKSSLQLAS; this is encoded by the coding sequence ATGCCCAAGGTTTTGGTTCCTTTTGCGGAAGGAATGGAAGAAATGGAGGCGGTTATCATCGTGGACGTACTGCGCCGGGGCGGGGTGGAAGTCACGAGCGCTTCTTTAAAGGAAGGAGAAGTCAAAGCGTCCCGAGGAGTTCGGATTTTAGCGGACACGACCCTGGACCGAGTCGACTTGAAACATTTCGATATGATCGTTCTTCCAGGAGGTGGTCCCGGAACCAAAGCGCTCGGAGCCGATCCCAAAATCGCGGAACTCCTAAAAGAAGCAAAACAAAAAGGGAAATGGATCGGAGCGATCTGTGCGGCGCCTAGTGTATTAGTACATCAGAATATTCTCACTTCCCAAGATAAGTTCACGGCGTTTCCCGGAATCGTATCCGACGCCCCGGGTTATACGGGTTCCCGACTGGAAATTTCCGGAAAAATCGTGACGAGCGTCGGCCCCGGTTCGGCGTTTGAATTCTCCCTCGAACTCGTTAAAATTCTTTGCGGGGAAGAATCCATGTTGAAAGTGAAATCCTCGCTTCAACTCGCTTCATGA
- a CDS encoding SIR2 family NAD-dependent protein deacylase has product MKEFLSEHKHSFQKITAISGAGISAESEIPTFRGADGLWNNFRAEDLATPQAFEKDPKLVWEWYLWRRNIIESKAPNPGHTALADLERSHPDFFLITQNVDGLHETAGSRKLVEIHGNIFLNRCVSCGQESKEKISESDSLPPRCNSCGGPLRPGVVWFGESYDEDKLNLSIARMQNTNLLLILGTSGSVSMPVYLAQIAKRSGSLLVEINPERSSFSSSVDLFLQGKTGKVLPELVEQILK; this is encoded by the coding sequence ATGAAAGAATTCTTATCCGAACACAAACATTCGTTTCAAAAAATCACCGCGATCAGCGGAGCGGGAATTTCCGCAGAAAGCGAAATACCCACGTTTCGCGGCGCGGACGGCCTTTGGAATAATTTTCGCGCCGAAGATCTCGCGACTCCGCAAGCCTTCGAAAAAGATCCCAAGTTGGTTTGGGAATGGTATCTCTGGAGAAGAAACATCATCGAAAGCAAGGCACCGAACCCGGGCCATACGGCTCTTGCCGATTTAGAAAGATCACATCCCGATTTTTTCCTCATTACGCAGAACGTGGACGGACTCCATGAAACAGCCGGTTCCCGGAAGCTCGTCGAAATTCACGGGAACATCTTTCTCAATCGTTGTGTTTCCTGCGGACAAGAATCCAAGGAAAAAATTTCCGAATCGGATTCTCTTCCTCCAAGATGCAACTCATGCGGAGGTCCGCTTCGACCCGGTGTGGTTTGGTTCGGGGAAAGTTACGACGAGGACAAACTCAATCTTTCGATCGCGAGGATGCAAAACACGAATCTATTGTTGATTTTAGGAACATCCGGTTCGGTGAGTATGCCGGTCTATTTAGCTCAAATCGCAAAACGTTCCGGCTCCCTATTGGTGGAGATCAATCCGGAACGTTCCTCCTTTTCCTCTTCGGTGGATTTATTTCTGCAAGGAAAAACGGGAAAGGTTTTGCCCGAACTGGTGGAACAGATTCTAAAGTAA